Genomic window (Euleptes europaea isolate rEulEur1 chromosome 8, rEulEur1.hap1, whole genome shotgun sequence):
actcacaaacaaggagtacaaacaactGAATGATAAACTTAGAACCAatctatatgtattgctacaatattattaggccaACTGAATCCAtaggccagtttggtgtgcttcagtccacccttATAAGATGATCTTGCCGTCTccaggtgggcaagatgcccttctacttcagagcagaaaggaccttctcagtgagtaaacaatgtacctttcccgctctgaaggaagggcatcttgatctttgggatctccaagagcaatgatATAACAggtgggaactcagtcctcatcatcttccaccacgtgcTGTAAAATACGTCTGCCGAATGCTGCTTCAGcggatgccatagtattgattcgaTAATGTCTAATGAAAGTAGTCACGCTGGACCAAGTAGCTGCTTTACAGATCTCTTAGTagaggcttgtttgaaaaatgcggcCGATGTGGCTATACTTAAtagtgaatgggctgtgatcccattcggaacttggagaccactggctaggtaggcttctctgatgcattgtTTAATGGATATGCTGATAGACAGTTGGGACATGCaaagtcccttgttgggtgcagaaattGAGATAAACATAATTCCGTTTtcctaatggattcagttctagtTATATAAATATGAATAACTCTTTGCAagtccaaggtgtgccaactccgctctctgggagtagaaggattaggacaaaaggaagggaggtgaaacccctgagactgatgaaaccgggaacccactttgggggtgaacgAGGGATCAGTACATAGAAtgactttatctttgtgaaagatacataagtcCTTGTGAATAGAGAGGACACCCAATTCCAAAACCCTCTTGGCTgaggttatggcaactaaaaataaggtcttcatccttacGAATCGTAAGGGAATTTCCTTCATAGGTTcgaagggacttttggttagagcagaaagtacagtgttcagtctccaggtagggaagcggtgagttaccggaggggtagattgagctactcctttaataaaagccttaacctgaggaTGCGACGACAGAGGAATCCTATCAATATCCAGACAGACTGAGCCAATAGCAGACACTTGCTTTCGTAAGGTTGccgctctaaggccctgctgTGCACCGTTCTGTAAAAGGCccagtaactgaggtagcttaggagatATAGGGTTGATTGTCTTCcagtgacaccacctggagaaggctttccaggtgtattgatatatccttgtagtagaaggacttctggctttaaggatggtccccaccacctccacggaaAGACCAAGGGCTAAGAGCCTCGCCCTTTCCACATCCAAGCGGTCAATTGAaaccatcctggatctggatgaATCACTGGTCCCTGTAGAAGGAAAGCCGAGGATGTTGGAATCTGCCAAGGTGCCCTGGTGGAGAGCCCCATGAGTGCCGGAAACCACGGCCGGTGTGGCCAATTGGGAGCTATCAAGAAGACTTCCGCTCTCTCCgcccttatcttcctgatgaccttcggaaggataggcagtggtggaaaggcatATAGGAGACCCAgaggccactgagtcagaagagcatccacttgctctgctttcagatggtagaaccgggagaagaacctatccacctgacgattctggactgaggcgaacagatccactgtgggcgttccaaaccagctggtgatggcttgaaagacttgtgtattcagcatccattccccttcctagagggtctgacggcttaaccaatctgcctgaATGTTGTGAATTCCCCGTACATGTTCTGCCCTGagagacaaaaggtgtttttctgcccagatcatgatggccgatgactcctggtgcaggcgagaggagcgagacccactctgcttgttgatgtgggccttggtcgtcacattgtctgtcctgattaccacgtgtttgtttctgacaaggtcgtggaatttgatgagggctagacgtactgccctgagttcaaggagattgatgtggagagttgtttctgactggctccatacGCCCTGAGCCAAAGAGTCTGCCaccgtggctccccatccctcaaGGCTGGCGCCTGTAAACACCTGGACCGGCTGTTTGTGTAGATACGGTTGTCCGACTGTTAGACTGTTGACTTCGGTCCACCATAAGAGGCTCGTCCTGGCCACCGGACTGAGGGACAGAGTGttgtctatcttgtgtgtgaGGAACAGCGGGAATGGACGCAGTGCTGCTTGAAGTGGTTGGGAGTGGAAGTgagcccaaggaatcaggcctaggcaggataccatgaggcctaggagccttgtcagagccatcagtTGATGTCGTGACGACTTTACCATGGACTTGGCCACCGCTGCAATTTTGTGGgccttgtctgttgggaggaaaataactgaattggtggtggaatctatgaccactcccaGATATAGGATCCTCTGTGACgggcttagcaagcttttggctttgaTAATAAGATAGCCGTGCGTTTTGAGTGCCATGATGACTCGAGTGGAgtgctgaagtgccaggttgtatgAGGTGGCGCATATGAGTAGGTCGTCTAGGTAGggatgtacttggattccttccttccttaacattGCCACAATAGCTACCATCACTTTGGAGAAAAAACTCAGGGGGCAGATGTCAACCCAAATGGTAGTGCCCTGAACTGTAAATGAAGGTTCATATAGTTGACTCTCAGAAGGCGCTggtgggactgatggatggggatatgcatgtaagcctctgtgagatctatggatgtcatgaagTTCGGAcgcagtgcctctatgatggttcgcagtgtctccatgcgaaaatgtttggcctggatgaatcaattgagaaatttgagatccaggatagccctccagtccccattctttcggggactgtgaaaaatatggagtaaactccctggagacgttcctgaataggtacttcctctatggccccgatccggatcaagtgagaaatggcttccatcgttctctgatgttttacagcactgCGGGTAGCATGGCGATGCGACAAAGCAatctggaggcttgtgatgaaattTTATTAGACATCCCTGCTGAATTAGTTGTGGTACCCAGGCATCTGTCTGGGAGTGGTGCCACTGTGAAAGGAGAAGTTGTAATCTTCCCCACCCCACTGGATCCCTGGcgtcactgcttatttcctttgaagaatttgtcaggtttTTCCGCCCTAAAGGATTGTGGTTGTGAGGAggttgaatctgttgaaacgtcgaaaggaccctctctgaggagcccagtgtggatgtctctgatcctgtctgaacctggataaggtatgataggatcgaaaggactgagagtattggccaggacggggttcctttttatgggatttaaggatcGCCTTATTTTATCCTTAATTTGGGAGAGTATCCTATCTAGTCTCTCTCcaataactttccacccttgtatggatgacccattaacatggtcttggacctggactcagccgaccatggccttacccatagggcaggggtcggcaaactcattagtcaaaagagccaaatatcaacagtataacgattgagatttcttttgagagccaaatttcttaaactatataggtaggtacactgtttattaacttaataaactttaattaaagttttaagtcttaattaaactataggtacactgaataaaacttgatatcatacttaatagtgatcttatttattgataaaaattaaattgtaagtccctgccatttccccgtccggagtcctcgtctggaggcctggtctaccgccataaaagcctactggtagacctggcctccggctgagtcccattgggaggccaggtctacccattggctttctcggcagtagacctggcctccggaggcccatagaagccaattggtagacctggcctctgaagggggacttttccccctcctcggagtccaagtctaacgccaagaaagccagtgggtagacatggcctcccaataggactcagctggaggccaggtctaccaaaggaagcctgccccgcccaacagctgataggcgggggggcaggaaccgccgagctgcccgcccagcaatcgcgcggctagaggggaggggaggctttagcctcccaaccattgagggcaagggaaagggagacccggccattctccacggcggggtggggggagagacagcacgcctgcTCTCAGGcgtgctggctccgcagcccggctgccagcgcgagcacgttcaagagcaggggctccaaaccaagttcggaaaGCCGCACTCAACACGCCAAAGAGCGTGGctgaggacccaggggaagatgtccaactatatgaaaaccattgaggaagtggctgagggagtctttgaggagggtaaccctgctggaagggtaggataagagattggagcctctgaaaatgtctttccatggagccctctatcatattataTACCTGTTCACAcgtggggttcttgggggatcccccttcctcagaaggggggttactttaccctctgtaggtaccctgggctccacatccaaggcacagcagaggatccggcggggaccttagaggtcaaagtggaactctgcttaagctggcgctTGTGGCTTCTGCCTTTTTCCccgccattagacttgtttttcttcagcgattttccagCCGAAGTAGATGGCGGCGGTGACTTTCCAGTTTCCCTCTCCGATAGTCCGCCAGGACGGCTAACGGCGGGAtccaattttaaagccaattcttgatctgcatcggaaaggagctcgatgtcctccgatgcagcttctccaGTAGCCATTTCGTTTGCCGCCTCTTTCCCATGGCTTAGCTGTtttcccgcagctcagctgataGTCGGCAGAGCagggagcttaaatttaaaaagcgaTTGGATACGACAAGGTAAGGAAAAtgatctattctaacctaatttcactagacctaggcagcagctatagctgcaacgctctcaccccagcgaaggcaggagaagaactggaaggggaggtgctcctcgccaggagacaggaagttgttagtttagtcctgcctaccccagCAATGGgcaagaaacacccaaagatcaagatgcccttccttcagagcgggaaatgCACAATACATATAACACCACCCACCTAAACTAGCATAACAGCTCATATTTTTTACTGGGTGAACATATACGTCGATACTACCCTCTCCTTGTCTCTTCTGCACTCCCCTTTAATAATTCTCTATCTTAAGAAGAAGGGGGGATTCTTGCACACGAATTATGCACTTTTGACTAAATTTATATGGTTATCCATTATGTAATCATGCTAAATAACATCTATTCTTATGTTGACTTGTTAAGATACTCTAAATGCTACTTTGTTCAATTTCTGTCTAAGAATTATTAAGAGCCTTCTCAACTCTTCTTTAACATAAATTACACAGCATATGCATTATATAATTCCCGTTTCTTCTTacctaatgtattttttaaaggcatttcatttattttaagatttttctTTTCATCATCACTGTTTATTATCAAAGGTAATCGAAGAGACCTGCCAACTGGTTTagcttcaacaacaacaaaatatgtaATATCAAAAGATGTGGAATTGTTTTAGGCACTTACATGGTGATGGCTCGTTTGCTCCTTCCTCCGAACTATCCTCGGGCCCCTCTTCCCCCAAGCCAGAGGTGACCGAATCTTCCGGGGCAGAAGCTGAACTGGGTGTGCTTGGACCACTTACTGAACCAGAGTCTCCGTCCTCGCTGTTTGATCCATACCGGTCTTGCCGAATTACAGCCCTGCCTTCAGTGCAGCTTCTGCGCTCCTTCCTGTGCACGCGGGAATGAAGCACCATTTGGTGGTAAGTGCGGAAGATCTTGCCACACTCAAAACACTCGGTGGACTTGTTCTGGGATACCCGTCGGCTCTGACGTGAAGAAGGTCTATACTCTAGGTCGTCTTGACCTAGGAGAGAGTTGTCCCCTGACTGCGAACTGTTGCTTTTCTCGGAACGCCCACTGCTACAGTTTTTCTTTTTCGGATTGGCTGAAGAGCTGGGCGAGTCATGCTCTAGTTTGCGCTTCTCCTGACTGACAAGAATATATTCCCTTTTATCCTTGTCATAAGTGACGTCAGCATCTGCCAGGACTTCATCCCATCCCAAATACTTCACATATTCGGAAGGCTCTGCGACTTTTCCTTTGGTAGCCAAGTGCCAAGCCTGGTAGCTATTAACCGGATCCAGCTCAGCAACTCTTTTTCCTGACCGCCCCCCTGCAAAACCATCTACCTCTGCAGATGGCTGCAATTTCAGGTATTGGAAGAAAAACTGCTTCGCTATAGTTGGGTCAAAATCTCCATCAACTAGACTCTCCGCTCTGTGTTCACTACGGGCTCTAGAAGACCTGCAGTGTACAGAATTATGTGCTTTTAGGCTTTCCATATTTGTAAACAAGTTTCCACACTTGGTGCAAATTTCATACAGAGTCAAGCCAGTCACAATGGTTTCCTCCTGAACAACGTCATTAATAGTGGCTATCGGCTCCAAATCGTTTTTTGGCTTGTTTTTGCTCCCGGACTTGGGGCCGTGTGATTTCATGTGGTTTTTGAGGAACCAGGGTTCTTTAAACCTTCTGCCACATATATGGCACCCATGGTCAAATGACCCTCTATGCTTTTTCATGTGAGCTTTGAGGAACCAAGTCTGAGTAAAGGCCTGTCCACAGACTTCGCAAGGAAACTCCCCTCCACTTGACTCACTCTTGCCGTTCTCAGCACAAGTTTCCCCGTTTGGGATCTGAGTGGTAATGTGGTCTCTCTCGATGTGGTTTAACAGCGTTTCCTCTCTCAACGTCATATAATTGCACAGCTTACATTTGAAAGGTTTGTGGATCTGATGAATGTGCTGTTCCAATTCTTTCTTCCCTTCAAATTTGTTTTTGCAGAAGGTGCACTGGGCAGGACACAGCTTAACATCTTCCCCAGAGGGTGCTTCTGCCACCGTCTCTTTCCTGCTGCTCCGAAGCAAGATCTTGCCACCTTCCGTCGGAGCTGCACCATTCAAGATCTTGTTGCAGGCAGAGGTGCTTTTGGTAGGGCTGGTGCAACCGTCGAGACCTTCTGAGACTCGCATCTCTCCCAGTTGCGCCTCTCCTCCCGCCTCCGCCTCGTGGCCCTGACTAATAGTGCCTGTCCTGTGACTCCGGATGTGTATCTTCAAATTGCCCTTTTGAGAAGCTCTGTGGTCGCAGTAAGGGCACTtgtacggtttctcccctgtgtgtttCCTCATGTGCTGTGACAGGGAGCTCTGGAAAGGAAAACTTTTGCCGCATATGCAGCAGCTGTGCAACACGGACTTGTCTGCATCCATATCGCTCTTGTTCATCTTGTGAGGACTAGAGGCTCTTCGCAGTTCCATGCTGGCATCTGTGCTACAATCCATCGGTACTACAGCAACATTAGTGAAAGGGACAATACCCTTGTCCGGTAGTAGGAATCCGTGCTGCAGTTTCAATCATGCATTTCTGCTGAGTGAGGTTTTTTTATCTCTTCATTCTTGTATTTAGGTTTTCCCTCTGCTGCTTGAAAGAATTGGAGATATAAACAATCATTGGTGGTTCTGAGTCAGGCTGCAAAGAGCATctggaacaaaaaacaaaagaacgCAAAAGAATTACTAAAATGCAAATCGTTTAAAACTTTAATGTCAGGACTGTATATTTATCTATACAAAGAAATTAATGTCCACGCATAACCTTGAGCTAAAGCTATAGGAGCAGCAGAACATGATAC
Coding sequences:
- the ZNF516 gene encoding zinc finger protein 516; translation: MDCSTDASMELRRASSPHKMNKSDMDADKSVLHSCCICGKSFPFQSSLSQHMRKHTGEKPYKCPYCDHRASQKGNLKIHIRSHRTGTISQGHEAEAGGEAQLGEMRVSEGLDGCTSPTKSTSACNKILNGAAPTEGGKILLRSSRKETVAEAPSGEDVKLCPAQCTFCKNKFEGKKELEQHIHQIHKPFKCKLCNYMTLREETLLNHIERDHITTQIPNGETCAENGKSESSGGEFPCEVCGQAFTQTWFLKAHMKKHRGSFDHGCHICGRRFKEPWFLKNHMKSHGPKSGSKNKPKNDLEPIATINDVVQEETIVTGLTLYEICTKCGNLFTNMESLKAHNSVHCRSSRARSEHRAESLVDGDFDPTIAKQFFFQYLKLQPSAEVDGFAGGRSGKRVAELDPVNSYQAWHLATKGKVAEPSEYVKYLGWDEVLADADVTYDKDKREYILVSQEKRKLEHDSPSSSANPKKKNCSSGRSEKSNSSQSGDNSLLGQDDLEYRPSSRQSRRVSQNKSTECFECGKIFRTYHQMVLHSRVHRKERRSCTEGRAVIRQDRYGSNSEDGDSGSVSGPSTPSSASAPEDSVTSGLGEEGPEDSSEEGANEPSPCKKPYLCSLSEENASVAALQLKNGRNHARENYPGESKPELTTGPSIPENKIKELFPKYMDHNISPDPGKSMFQYSQDLPCSSRTVDFTSSMGQLSSDMRSDLQAPLEMQTFSKETPPDMHEHSVLSKDPDVQEKIPLDLSEKSTRADSCDTSFTSTLQAALIVHPCPYCSHKTYYPEVLWMHKRIWHKVSCNSVAPPWVLQNGFKSIKNNLVFLARSGRTGPPPALGGKECQPLPIARFTRTQVPSGLSGSKNNSSGLGATTKPATMPKDVPSIGNCGPRSSSVDGYRQSKLNHTHEKYSTVAQPSQLKGKYEVNSKLMPAGSFNRNSTPPQTIVSRPNPQPSNSKQAEKYTVPQVSAGFPPLSKHCTSDPGKAKFVSPPPFHPPCKTEPYVAQEDPPVPQQEPVPRRENEMRALANCTAGTRASPLMQPQPHTAGPPPVVHSIKQEPPSEGHEKRLDILNIFKTYIPKDLASLYQTWGANSPVVDHAGMLRTQTRQGDYVCVECGKGFSQPSHLRTHMRSHTGERPFQCRYCPYSASQKGNLKTHVQCVHRVPFDNSQYPDRRFQQPPNHYSVNPTEEQLENLLANYPVPGAAVL